A genomic window from Cucumis melo cultivar AY chromosome 8, USDA_Cmelo_AY_1.0, whole genome shotgun sequence includes:
- the LOC103484410 gene encoding ABC transporter B family member 9, which translates to MPGDGDGDGTPSPANGRSDQKVPFYKLFTFADRFDNILMAVGSVCAVANGLSQPIMTLIFGKMIDSFGSSDQSNVVTQVSKISIDFVYLGIGTGIASFLQVACWMVTGERQAARIRALYLKTILRQDITYFDTETTTGEVIGRMSGDTILIQDAMGEKVGKFIQLISTFFGGFVVAFVRGWLLAVVLLSCIPAIVIAGGTTSLIMSKMSSRGQIAYAEAGNVVEQTVGAIRTVASFTGEKQAIEKYNEKLKIAYKSTVQQGLASGLGLGLILLIVFGTYGLAVWYGSKLIIQKGYNGGQVINVIFAIMTGGMSLGQTSPVVNAFASGQAAAYKMFETIKRKPKIDSYDASGIAPEDIQGDIELKDVHFRYPARPDVQIFSGFSLFVPSGTTAALVGHSGSGKSTVISLLERFYDPDSGEVLIDGVNLKHYKLRWIREKIGLVSQEPILFTTTIRENILYGKENATEEELRAATELANAAKFIDKLPKGLDTMVGEHGTQLSGGQKQRIAISRAILKNPRILLLDEATSALDSESERIVQEALVRVMANRTTVVVAHRLTTIRNSDTIAVVHQGKLLEQGTHVELIKNPDGAYSQLVRLQEGITTGTETETKPINDAIDLDKTMGSSASKRTSVIRSISRGSSGSRRSFTINFAIPGSVHIHDEEIDDDGPKRNDMDKEKPKQVSVKRLATLNKPEVPVLLLGCIAAVMSGMVFPIFGLLLSSAIGMFYKPASQLEKESKFWALIYLGLGCLTFFASPTQNYFFGIAGGKLIERIRSLTFKKIVHQQISYFDDPANTSGAIGARLSTDAATVRGLVGDALALVVQNIATITAGLVIAFTANWILALVILGVSPLLLVQGYLQTKFTKGFSADAKVMYEEASQVANDAVGSIRTVASFCSEKKVMDLYEKKCEDPVKNGVRLGLVSGAGFGFSFFALFCTNAFCFYIGSILVNHGMATFPEVFKVFFALTISAMGVSQTSALAPDSSKAKDSAASIFEILDSKPKIDSSSSEGVTLTSVIGNIEFDHVSFKYPTRPDIQIFRDLCLRIPSGKTVALVGESGSGKSTVISLIERFYDPDSGRTLLDGVEIHKFKLSWLRQQMGLVSQEPILFNETIRSNIAYGKPENAASEEEIIGAAKAANAHNFISSLPEGYETTVGERGVQLSGGQKQRIAIARAILKNPKILLLDEATSALDAESERVVQDALDRVMVNRTTVVVAHRLTTIRGADIIAVVKNGVIAEKGSHEELMKISDGAYASLVALHSTSSSV; encoded by the exons AGGTTGCTTGTTGGATGGTAACAGGAGAAAGACAGGCTGCACGTATTAGAGCATTGTATTTGAAAACAATACTAAGACAGGACATTACATATTTTGACACTGAAACTACAACTGGAGAAGTTATTGGTCGGATGTCTGGTGATACCATTCTTATACAAGATGCCATGGGAGaaaag gtggGAAAGTTCATACAGTTGATATCAACTTTCTTTGGTGGTTTTGTGGTTGCCTTTGTGAGGGGATGGCTTCTTGCTGTGGTTTTACTCTCTTGCATTCCTGCAATTGTTATTGCTGGTGGCACCACTTCACTCATCATGTCTAAAATGTCAAGCCGTGGACAGATTGCTTATGCAGAAGCAGGGAATGTGGTTGAACAAACCGTAGGAGCGATTAGAACG GTAGCATCATTCACAGGGGAGAAACAAGCTATCGAGAAGTACAACGAGAAGCTGAAAATAGCTTACAAGTCTACTGTTCAACAAGGACTTGCCTCAGGTTTAGGACTTGGCCTAATCTTGTTAATTGTCTTTGGAACTTATGGGCTGGCAGTATGGTATGGATCTAAGCTTATCATTCAGAAGGGGTACAATGGTGGACAAGTTATCAATGTTATATTTGCGATTATGACTGGGGGAAT GTCACTGGGCCAGACATCACCTGTGGTGAATGCATTTGCTTCAGGGCAGGCTGCCGCTTACAAAATGTTTGAGACGATCAAACGAAAACCAAAAATCGATTCGTATGATGCCAGTGGTATAGCACCAGAAGACATACAAGGTGATATTGAACTTAAAGATGTCCACTTCAGATATCCTGCTCGGCCAGATGTGCAGATATTTTCAGGATTCTCGTTGTTTGTTCCCAGTGGAACAACTGCTGCACTCGTTGGACATAGTGGAAGTGGGAAGTCGACTGTTATCAGTTTGCTAGAAAGATTCTATGATCCTGATTCTGGTGAAGTACTTATAGATGGAGTGAATTTGAAGCACTACAAACTTAGATGGATTAGAGAAAAAATTGGTCTTGTTAGTCAAGAACCTATACTCTTTACAACTACTATAAGGGAGAATATATTGTATGGAAAAGAAAATGCAACAGAAGAAGAGCTAAGAGCAGCAACTGAGCTTGCAAATGCTGCAAAGTTCATTGACAAGCTGCCTAAG GGGCTTGATACAATGGTAGGCGAGCACGGGACTCAgctatcaggtggacagaagcAAAGAATTGCCATTTCAAGAGCCATTTTGAAAAATCCCAGAATTCTACTCCTTGATGAAGCAACTAGTGCTTTAGATTCAGAATCCGAGCGTATTGTTCAAGAAGCACTTGTAAGAGTGATGGCGAACCGGACGACCGTGGTTGTTGCTCATCGCTTGACAACTATAAGGAATTCTGACACTATAGCAGTGGTACATCAAGGGAAACTGCTAGAGCAAG gaACGCATGTTGAGCTGATCAAAAATCCTGATGGAGCTTACTCTCAACTAGTCCGTCTGCAAGAAGGAATAACAACAGGAACCGAAACAGAAACTAAACCGATCAATGATGCCATTGATCTAGACAAAACAATGGGAAGTTCTGCCAGCAAGAGAACATCAGTGATAAGATCTATAAGCAGGGGATCATCAGGTAGTCGACGTTCATTCACGATCAACTTTGCCATTCCAGGTTCAGTTCATATCCATGATGAAGAAATTGATGATGATGGACCAAAAAGAAATGACATGGATAAGGAAAAACCTAAACAGGTTTCAGTGAAACGATTGGCAACTTTGAATAAGCCTGAGGTGCCAGTGTTGCTCCTTGGATGCATTGCAGCAGTTATGAGTGGCATGGTCTTTCCTATATTTGGCCTCTTACTCTCAAGTGCCATTGGAATGTTTTATAAGCCTGCAAGCCAGCTTGAGAAAGAATCCAAATTTTGGGCGCTTATTTATCTCGGTCTAGGATGTCTCACATTCTTTGCTTCGCCTACGCAGAATTACTTTTTCGGGATTGCAGGTGGAAAGTTAATCGAACGGATACGGTCTTTGACATTTAAAAAGATTGTCCACCAACAGATTAGTTATTTTGATGATCCTGCAAACACAAG CGGTGCAATTGGAGCAAGGTTGTCAACTGATGCTGCCACAGTTAGAGGGCTTGTAGGGGATGCATTGGCTTTAGTAGTCCAAAACATTGCAACCATCACAGCTGGGCTAGTCATAGCATTCACAGCTAACTGGATATTAGCTTTAGTCATTCTAGGAGTGTCTCCTTTGCTACTTGTACAAGGTTACCTCCAGACCAAGTTCACAAAGGGGTTCAGTGCTGATGCCAAG GTCATGTATGAAGAAGCGAGTCAGGTCGCGAACGACGCGGTCGGCAGCATCAGAACGGTTGCATCATTTTGCTCTGAAAAGAAGGTGATGGATTTATATGAAAAGAAATGCGAGGACCCTGTCAAAAATGGAGTTCGCCTAGGACTCGTCAGTGGTGCCGGATTCggcttttctttctttgctctCTTCTGCACAAATGCCTTTTGCTTCTACATTGGATCCATTCTTGTGAATCATGGCATGGCAACATTTCCTGAAGTCTTCAAG GTCTTTTTTGCTCTTACAATTTCTGCAATGGGTGTTTCCCAAACCAGCGCCTTGGCTCCTGATAGCAGCAAAGCCAAGGATTCCGCAGCCTCTATATTTGAAATACTCGACAGCAAGCCTAAGATTGATTCAAGTAGCAGTGAAGGTGTGACACTCACCTCTGTAATCGGCAATATTGAGTTTGATCATGTTAGTTTCAAGTATCCAACAAGACCAGATATTCAAATTTTCCGAGATTTATGCTTAAGAATCCCGTCTGGAAAG ACAGTGGCATTGGTTGGAGAGAGTGGCAGCGGAAAATCAACAGTAATAAGTCTGATAGAAAGATTTTACGACCCAGATTCGGGACGAACTCTTCTGGACGGAGTAGAAATCCACAAATTCAAACTGAGTTGGCTAAGGCAACAAATGGGGTTGGTGAGTCAAGAACCAATATTATTCAATGAAACAATTCGATCCAACATAGCTTATGGAAAACCAGAAAATGCAGCAAGTGAAGAAGAGATAATAGGAGCAGCAAAAGCGGCAAATGCCCACAATTTCATATCTTCATTACCTGAAGGCTACGAAACCACAGTAGGAGAAAGAGGAGTTCAATTATCAGGAGGCCAAAAACAGAGGATAGCCATTGCTAGAGCCATTCTAAAGAACCCAAAAATCCTTTTGTTGGATGAAGCAACGAGCGCATTGGACGCCGAATCAGAGCGAGTTGTACAAGATGCGTTAGATAGAGTGATGGTTAATAGAACGACAGTCGTTGTTGCTCATCGGCTTACCACTATTAGAGGGGCTGACATTATTGCTGTGGTGAAAAATGGTGTGATTGCTGAGAAAGGAAGCCATGAGGAGCTGATGAAGATCAGTGATGGAGCTTATGCATCGTTAGTGGCACTTCATTCAACTTCTTCAAGTGTTTAG